Below is a window of Pseudomonas monteilii DNA.
TAACCTCGAGACGAACGACCCGCCGTGGTGCGGGGTTGCCCTTGTGGCAGCTCCGTCGCCACGGCGGGTTTTTTTGTGCCAGCGTTCCGCGGTATGCCCACCGTTCAGGGGCCTGCGTGTCGATTTTCCTCGCCACCCCTGCCTGGCACGCTATGGTTGTCACAACCACCGTCATCCTGGCGCGCCGAGGTGCGCGTCCGACACGTCGCACAGGAGGTGCCCATGCCTGCCACCCAGACTCATCCACCGTGCGTGCTGATCGCCGAGAGCGACCCGTGGGTGCGCGACCTGCTGCGCGACATGTTGCTCAGCGTACGCTGCGATGCCCGCCTGCACGTGTGTGCCGATGGCGATCAGGCCCTGGCCGCGATGACCCGCCAACCCGACCTGATCATCGCCGCCCGTGAGCTGGCGGGCATCGACGGGCTGGACCTGCTGCGCACCGTACGGACCCGCAGTCGTACGCCTGCCTTGCCCTTCATCCTGTTGAGCAGACGCACCGACCTGGCCAGCGTGCGCGAAGCGTTGCCCTTGCACCCCACGGCCTACCTGAGCAAACCGCTGGACCTGGAGGGGCTGCGCAGGCGGCTCGAGGCACTGCTGCTGGAGGTCGGTCAACAGGTCGCCTGCCCGGTGCCGTTGCTGCAGGAAGGTCTCGATGTCCGCACCTTCCTCACGCAGCAACGCACGACGGCCGAGGGTGCACCGGTGTTTCTCGACCTGCATCAGGTGATCAAGCAGGCGCTGACGCCCCACGGCCTGGACCTCGCGGTCGTGGCGCCGCTCGTGGAGGCCGACCCCCAGACCACCGCCGTGCTGGTGGCGGCCGCCAACAGCGCCTCGCTGCACCGTGAGGCCGGCGTGCAGAGCCTGGCCGAAGCGCTGACCGTGCTGGGCGGCACGCAGAGCATGAACCTCATGCTGGGCATGAGCCTCAAGCGCGGGGTGCGGCTCAGCGACCCTTTGCTGATCCGGTATGCCGAGACCTATCGCCACGCCGCCGTGGCCCTGGCCGAGCAGGCGCGTGCCCTGGCCCGTGCCTTGGCGCTCGAGGAAGGCCCGTGCCAGTGCGCCGGGCTGCTGCATTGCCTGGGTGAGCTGGCGGTGCTGCGCAGCCTTCAGGAATGGCGATTGGGTGGAGGCCCGCTGGAAGACGCGGAGGTGGGACAGGCGCTGCGCGATCAGGGCGCGGCCTTCGGCTCGGCACTGCGGGCCCGGTGGCGCCTGCCGCTGGGCCTGCGTGAACTGATCGCCGCGACCTATCAGCTGGGGGGTGGGGTGTATTCCAGGGCGCTGCTGGTCATGCACCTGGCCCGCGAACTGATCGACGTACCCGCCGAGCACGGGCTGGAGCGGGTCGCCCAGGGGCGCACGGCACGTCTGTTGAAGCTGGAGGCTGCGGCCCTGGAGCGCTTACGTGTCCGCCTCGCGCCGACGCCTGCCTTGCAGGACGCCGCACCTGTCGCCGACGCGCAGGCCCCCTCGGTTCAGACGAAGCCACCGGCGATGACCGTGGACGATCTGCCGGACGATGATACGCCGCTACTGGGGTAGCACGGTTGGCGTCGGGTGGCGCCCAAGTGGGTGTCGTCTCAACCCGTGACGATCTGGTTCTTGCCTTGGCGCTTGGCCTGGTACATGGCCGCATCGGCGCGCGAGAACAGAATGTCCAGGGCCTCGTCGGCTTCGCCAAGACCGGTCAGGCCCTGGCTGATCGTGACGCCGAAAGACCGTTGTCCATGGGTGAAGTGCAGGCGCTGAATCTCACGCTGCAGGCGCTCGGCGATCTGCTCGGCGACCTGCGCCGTGCACCCTGGGAAGACGGCGGCGAATTCCTCGCCCCCGATGCGCCCGAACAGGTCGCCCCGGCGCAGCACCGAGCGGCCGCTGTCGGCCACCCGCTGCAATACCTGGTCGCCCTGCTGGTGACCGTAGCTGTCGTTGATCTGCTTGAAGTCATCGATGTCCAGCAGCAGGAACGCCAAGGGCGAGCCGTCCTGACGGGCCGTTTCGAAGGCCTGGCGTGCGCAATCGAAGAAGTGCCGGCGGTTACTGCTCTGGGTCAGCACGTCGGTGGTCGCCAGACGCTGCAGTTCACCCTCCAAGCGCTTCTTTTCGGTGATGTCCTCCGCAATGCCGACGATGACCGGTCGCTTGCCGCCTTCCTGCTGGCTGATGAAGCACTTGTCGCTGAGCCAGCGCATCTCGCCAGCGCCGTTGATGATGCGGTATTCGCGGTTTTCGACGGCGCCCGTCACCAGCACCTGGGCCAGACTGCTCTCGGCATAGTCCAGGTCATCGGGGTAGACACTGTTGCGCCACTCGTTGAAGTCCGCCATCACCAGGTTCGGTGGTCGCCCGAAGATGCGCCCATAGGCCGGGCTGACGTACAGCACCTGACGGGTTTCCCAGTCCATGGCCCACAGGACCGCATTGACGCTTTCGAGCAACGAACTGAACAGCCGCTCACGCTCGCTCAGGCGCGCGACCTCACCCTGTGCATGCAGCAGGGCCAGCAAAGTCTTGGCGGTTTCGGACTTTGGATCGGGCGAATAAGAAGGGGTGTCATCGACCATGTGCACGAAAAGGGCTCTCGGCGGAGGTGCGCGCGACCCGTGATCGGCCCGCCACGCGGGCTATGGCCGTTTGAGCGGAAAACCGTGACGAAGTTCCGGTTTCACCTGGCTGCGTGCCGACGAACGCGAGGGGCCAGAGACGTGACAGGCCGCACGTATCGGACAAATCCACTGTCACATGGGCAGTCAGGACGACATTCACTCTCTATAATGCCGCATCCTTTTCAGGGGTTCGTCCACCGGTTATGTCTGCTTCACATCGTGACGCCTTGCGCATGGCAGCGCTCTACCTGGCCTTGTCGGTCATCTGGCTGACAGTCTCCGACCAAGTGTTGCGCACGTTCCTGGCCGACCCCGCCAAGCTGGCCGTAGGTCACCAGATCAATGGCCTGCTCTGGGCCCTCCTCAGCGCGCTGCTGATCTTCGTCTCACGTGCCCGTCTGCTCGACTCCATCGGCCTTGGTATGCAGCTGCGCCGCGAAGACCGCGAGCGTCTGCGCATGGCCTCTGCGGTGTTCGACAGCACCCTGGAGGGTGTTCTGGTGACCGACCGACACGGCGTGATCGTGCATGTGAACCGGGCCTTCATGCGCATTACCGGTTACGCCCAGGACGAGGTGCTCGGCCACCGCCCCAGCAAGTTCAAGTCAGGCCGCCATGGCGTGCCTTTCTACCAGGCGATCTATGCGACCCTGGCCGAGAAGGGCGAGTGGAGCGGGGAGATCTGGAACCGTCGCAAGAACGGCGAGATCTATCCTCAATGGCAGACCATCCGGGCCGTGAGCGACGACGACGGCCAGCACAGCCACTACGTGGCGGTCTTCAGCGACATCAGCGCGATCAAGCACTCCGAGCGCGAACTGGCCTACCTGGCCCACCATGATCCGCTGACCGGGCTGGGCAACCGCCTGCTGTTCAGCGACCGGGCCGAGCATGCGCTGGTCGCGGCACAGGCCGAAAAGTGCGGCTGCGCCTTGCTGCTGCTCGACCTCGATCACTTCCAGAGCATCAACGATGGCCTGGGGCACACCACCGGCGACACCTTGCTCAAGCTGGTCGGTGAGCGCCTGACCGAAACGCTGGGCAGCGGTACCACCTTGGCCCGTCTGGGCGGCGACGAGTTCGCCGTGTTGCTGGAAAACTGCCAGCAGCTCGGTCAGGCAGCGACCCTGGCGCAGACCCTGGTGGAGCGCCTGAAGGCGCCTTTCGATTTCGACGAGCATCGGTTGTTCATCAGCGCCAGCATCGGCATCAGCCTCTACCCCAGCGATGCGTCGAGCGCCGAACAGCTGCTGCGCAACGCCGACTCGGCGCTGTTCAAGGCCAAGCGCAACGGGCGTGCCTGCTACGCCCTGTATACCGAGGAACTGACCACCCACGCCCAGCACCGGGTAGAGACGGCAAGCGAGCTGCGCCATGCGCTGGAAAACCATGAACTGCGGGTGTTCTACCAGCCGGTGCATGCCCTGAACGATCTGCGCCGCGTGGGTTTCGAAGCCTTGGTGCGCTGGCAGCACCCGCAGCGGGGCATGGTTTCGCCGGGTGATTTCATTCCCATTGCCGAGCGCATCGGGCTGATCGCCGAGATCGATGCCTGGGTGCTCGACCAGGCTTGTCGGCAGATGGTGCGCTGGCAGGCCGAGGGCCGCGACCTGGCGTTCGTCGCGGTCAATCTGTCCAGTCGGCTGTTCGCCGACCACACGCTCCATCGCCAGGTCGACCGCATCCTGCACCAGACCGGCCTGGCCCCGGCCATGCTCGAGCTGGAGGTGACCGAGAGCGCGATCATGGACGAGCCGGAGGTGGCGCTCGAACAGCTGCACCGCCTGCGCGAGCTGGGGGTCAGGCTGGCCATCGACGACTTCGGCACGGGCTATTCTTCGCTGTTGCGGCTCAAGCGGATGCCGGTGCACAAGCTCAAGATCGACCAGGGCTTCGTCGCCGGGCTGGGTCATGACGATGACGACCGTGCCATCGTCGAGGCCGTCATCGCGTTGGCCCGCAGCCTGGACATGCAGGTGCATGCCGAGGGCATCGAACAGGCCGAGCAGGCGCAGTTCCTGATGCAGCACCAGTGCGAGCTGGGGCAGGGCTACTGGTTCGGCCGGCCGCAGCCGGTGTCGGAGCTGCGCTGGCCTTGAGCGTCAGCGCTCACGCCTGGGTCCCCAGAAACTTGCGCAGGAATTGCCGCGTGCGCTCCTCCCGTGGCGCGGCGAACAGCGCCTTGGCCTCACCCTGCTCGACGATCCTGCCCTGGTCGAAGAACACCACCCGGTGAGCGACGTCGCGGGCGAAGCTCATCTCGTGGGTGACGATGATCAGGGTCCGTCCTTCGTGCGCCAGGTCGCGAATGGTCGCCAGGACTTCGCCGACCAGTTCAGGGTCCAGCGCGGACGTCGGCTCGTCGAACAGGATCACCTGTGGCTCCATGGCCAACGCCCGGGCGATGGCGACGCGTTGCTGCTGGCCGCCGGACAGGCGACGCGGATACGCCTCCTCCTTGCCGGCCAGGCCGACCTTGGCCAGCAGCTGGCGACCCAGCGCCAGGGCCGTGTCCTGCGCCAGCTTGCGTACCACGGTGGGCCCTTCGATGACGTTCTCCAGGGCCGTGCGGTGCGGGAACAAGTTGAAGTTCTGGAACACGAAGCCGACCCGCTGGCGTAGCTGGCGGATGATCCCTTGCTGCGCCTTGAGCGGACGTTCGGCATCGATGTGCAGGTCATCCAGACGGATGCTGCCGGCGTCCGGTGTTTCCAGCAGGTTCAGGCAGCGCAGGAAGGTGGTCTTGCCCGAGCCGCTCGGCCCGATGATGGCGACCACCTCACCGGTCTGCACCGTCAGGTCGATGCCATCGAGCACGGTATGGCCGTTGAAGCGTTTGGTGAGGCGCTCTACCGCGATCATGGCTCAAGCTCCAGGTCATGACGGTTCACCCGCCGCTCGAGGCGATGCTGGACATGGGCCAGCACGCTGGCCAGCACCCAGTAGATCAAGGCGGCCGCCAGGTACATCGTGAAGACTTCGAAGGTGCGTGCGGTGATCAGCTGCGCCTGGCGGAACAATTCGGGCACCTGGATGGTGGCGGCCAGGGCGGTGTCCTTGACCAGTGAGATGAAGCTGTTGCCCAGCGGGGGCAGCGCCGTACGTGCGGCCTGTGGCAGGATCACCCGGCGCATGGCCTGGGCGCGGGTCATGCCGATGCTGGCGGCGGCCTCCCACTGGCCGCGCTCGATCGAGCCGATCGCCGCGCGCAGGATCTCGCAGGCGTAGGCCGCCATGTTCAGCGAAAAGCCGATCAGCGCCGCCGGCAGAGGGTCCAGTTCGAGCCCGACCTGGGGCAGACCGTAATAGATCAGGAACAGCTGCACCAGCAACGGCGTGCCGCGAAAGAACGACACGTAGACCCGCGCCAGCCAGTCGATCGGCCGCACGCGCGACAGTCGCATCAACGCCAGGCCGAAGCCCAGCGCCAGGCCGAAGGTCATGCCGCCGACGCTGAGCACCACGGTGAAGCCGGCGCCCTTGAGCAGGAAGGGCGCCGACTGGACGACCAGTTGCAGGCTGTCGTCGATCATTGCGTCACGTCAGCGCCGAAATACTGCGTCGACAGTCTGGCCAGGGTGCCGTCGGCCTTGAGTGCCGCCAGGGCCTTGTCGATGGCCGCGAGCAGTTCGGGCTCGCCCTTGCGCAGCGCCACGCCGGATTCAAGCCGCGAGAAGGCCTCGCCCGCCAGCACGGTGTCCTTGGCCTTCTGCGCATACTCCAGGGCGGCCAGACGATCGACCAGGATGGCGTCGATGCGCCCGTTGCGCAGGTCGGCGAACTTGCTCGGGTCGTCCTCATAGGTGCGCACGTCGGCCTCCGGAACTTCCGCTCTGAGCCACTGCTCGTAATTGGTGCCAAGGCCCACACCGACTTTCTTGTCGGCCAGGTCCTTGGCCGACCGGATGTTCAACGCCTCGGCCTTGCGCTTCAGGACCAGCGCCTGGATGCCCGACACCGTGTAGGGCGTGGAGAAATCGTACTTCTTGCGGCGCTCTTCGGAGATCGTCACCTGGTTGATGACGACATCCAGGCGTTTGGATTCCAGGGCGGCCAGGATGCCGTCCCACTTGGTGGGCTGGAGCTTGGCTTCGACGCCCAGCTGCTTGGCGATGGCCTTGGCCAGCTCGACCTCGAAACCGGCCAGCGCGCCATTCTCGTCCACGAAGCTGAACGGCGGGTAGGTACCCTCCAGGCCGACCCGAAGTTCGCCGCGCTGCTCGACCGCTGCCAGCGCCTCGCCGGCTTGGGCCTGGCCGACGACAGCGGTGCCGATGAGCAAGGCCAGACTGGCACGGATCAACGGTTGGGTGAATCGCATCATGGTACGGCTCCAGGCATGACAGGAAGGGACGTGTAGAAGGGTAGGCGAAGATTGCCGAACCGTCGGAACGACGCGAGCGATCCCCGTGAACAGCCATTGGCAAAGGTGCGAAGCGGCGCGCCGTTTCTTGAAAACCTGACCGCTGATGAGGACATCACCGTGAGCGACAATCCAGTAACCGAGCTGTGGCACCTGCAGCAGATCGTCGGCGAATTGCGCGGCGCCCGTGCCCAGTGGCGTGCCAGCAATGGCCGTAGCAGCGCAGAGCGGGGCGGGCGTCAGCTGCCTTCGCGCGATGCCATGGCCCAGATCCTCGAGCAGTTGCGCGGGGCGCTGTTTCCCATGCGCCTGGGACCGGTCGACCTGCGCGAGGAAAGCGAGGACTACTACGTGGGCCACACGCTCGACAGCGCATTGACGGCGCTGCTGGCCCAGGCGCGGCTGGAGCTGCGCTACGCCGCACGCCAGGACAAGGCCGAACTGGCGGCGGCAGATGCCCGTGCCCTGGCGGTGGTCCAGGACTTCGCGGCGGCCTTGCCCGGCCTGCGCGTGCTGCTCGATACCGACGTGCTGGCGGCCTACCACGGCGATCCGGCGGCGCGCAGCGTGGACGAGGTGCTGCTGTGCTATCCCGGTATCCTGGCGGTCATCCACCACCGTCTGGCGCACCACCTGTACCAGGCCGGTCTGCCCCTGTTGGCGCGCATCAGCTCGGAGCTGGCGCACTCGGCCACCGGGATCGACATCCACCCGGGCGCGCAGATCGGCCCCAGCTTCTTCATCGACCATGGCACCGGCGTGGTGATCGGCGAGACGGCCGTCATCGGCCAGCATGTGCGGATCTACCAGGCGGTGACGCTGGGGGCCAAGCGCTTCCCGGCCGACGAGTCGGGGCAGTTGCAGAAAGGCCACGCGCGCCATCCCATCGTCGAGGACGAGGTGGTGATCTATGCCGGCGCGACCATTCTCGGGCGTATCACCATCGGCCAGGGTTCGACCATCGGCGGTAACGTCTGGTTGACCCGTAGCGTGCCGGCCTACAGCAACATCACCCAGGCCAACCTGCAACTCGACTGTCAGGACAAGCAGGTTTGAACGAGCCTGGCAGAAAGCCATGTCCGGCCGTCATACGCCGCCCCGAGACGCGCTCGCACGCTGTCATGGCGCGGCCCCGCCTGTCATGGCCAGTTCGCATTGGCACACGATCCATGTTTAACTTGAACGCTTGTTCAACTAAAAACGCTGGTCCGTTGCCGGTGTTCACCCGGAGGTTTCCCTTTGCTGAACCCGTTCGATCCATATTCACGTTTCCATAACGAGGTGCACCGTCCATGAGTGCACCCACTGGCCTTGCACACGACAACGTCCGCATGAACCCCCCGGTGTTCTGGTTCGCGGCAAGTTTCATCCTGCTCTTCGGTCTGATCGTCATCCTCAATCCGCAAACCGCGGGTGAATGGCTGCTGGCCGCGCAGAACTGGGCGGCCAACACGGTCGGCTGGTACTACATGCTGGCGATGACCCTGTACCTGGTCTTCGTGGTGGTCACCGCCTTGTCCGGCTACGGCAAGATCAAGCTCGGTGCCGACCACGACGAACCCGAGTTCAGTTACCTGTCCTGGGCCGGCATGCTGTTCGCCGCCGGCATCAGCATCACTTTGTTCTTCTTCTGCGTGTCGGAACCGCTGACGCACATGCTGCAACCGCCGCAAGGCGAGGGCGGCACGGTGGAGGCCGGGCGCCAGGCGATGCAGCTGCTGTTCCTGCACTGGGGCCTGCATGGCTGGGGCGTGTTCGCGTTCGTCGGCATGGCGCTGGCGTACTTCGCCTACCGGCACAACCTGCCCCTGGCACTGCGCTCGGCGCTGTACCCGCTGATCGGCAAGCGCATCAACGGGCCGATCGGCTACGCGGTGGATGGCTTCGGCATCATCGCCACGGTATTCGGCCTGGGTGCTGACCTGGGCTTTGGCGTGTTGCACCTGAACGCCGGCCTGGACTACCTGTTCGGCATCAGCCACAGCCAGTGGGTGCAGGTCGGGTTGATCGTGGTGATGGTCGGCGCGGCCGTGGCCGTGGCGGTCGCCGGGGTGGAAAAGGGCGTGCGGGTGATGTCCGACATCAACATGTTCCTGGCCTGCGCACTGTTGCTGTTCGTGCTCTTTGCCGGCCCGACCCAGCACCTGTTCAACACCCTGATCCAGAACCTGGGCGACTACCTGGGCGCCTTGCCGAGCAAGAGCTTCGACGTGTACGCCTACAGCGAGAACCGTGACTGGCTGGGTGGCTGGACCGTGTTCTACTGGGCCTGGTGGATTGCCTGGGCACCCTTCGTCGGGCTGTTCATCGCCCGTATCTCCCGTGGCCGCACCATTCGCGAGTTCGTCTTCGGCGTGTTGCTGATCCCCCTGGGCTTCACCCTGGCGTGGATGTCGATCTTCGGCAACAGCGCCATCTACCAGGTGCTCAACCATGGCCTGACCGCGCTGGGCCAGTCGGCCCTGCAGGACCCGTCCATGAGCCTGTACCTGCTGCTGGAGACGTACCCCTGGAGCAAGACGGTGATCGCTGTGACGGTGTTCATCAGCTTCGTGTTCTTCGTGACCTCGGCCGACTCCGGCACCGTGGTGCTGTCGACCTTGTCGGCCAAGGGCGGCAGCCCGGACGAAGACGGCCCCAACTGGCTGCGCATCTTCTGGGGCGCGATGACCGCGCTGATCACCAGCAGCCTGCTGTTCGCCGGCAGCATCGACTCGTTGAAGTCGGCGGTGGTGCTGACGTCGCTGCCGTTCTCGCTGATCCTGCTGTGCATGATGTGGGGGCTGCAGAAGGCGTTCTACCTGGAGTCGCAACGCCGCATCGCCCAGACCCATTCGCTGGCACCGTTCGCCGTGACTCGCCGTGGACGCGGAGGCTGGCGCCAGCGCCTGAGCCAGGCCGTGCACTTCCCGTCCCGTGACGAGGTCTACCGGTTCATGGACGACGTGGTGCGCCCGGCCATTGGCGAGGTGACCGAGGTGTTCGAGCAGAAGGGCTTGAGCCTGATCACCCAGGACGACCCAAGCCATGACAACGTCAGCCTGAAGATCGGCCATGGCGAAGAGCAGCCGTTCATCTACCAGGTGCAGATGCGCGGGTACTTCACGCCCTCGTTCGCCCTGGGCGGGATCGGCAGCCAGGAGCTCAAGAACCGTCGCTACTACCGCGCCGAGGTTCACCTGAGCGAAGGCAGCCAGGATTACGACCTAGTCGGCTACAGCAAGGAGCAGATCATCAACGACATCCTCGACCAGTACGAACGGCACATGCAGTTCCTGCACATGGTGAGGTAAAGGCCGACAGCGGGTTTCACCACCTGTGAAACCCGCTCCCACAAGCTGCTTGCGCAGCCATGCCCGGACCGAAGGCTGTAGAGGTCTGGGTGGGAGCTGGCTTGCCAGCGATAGGGCCCTGCCAGGCGCCGCCTGCGTCGACCTGTCAGATCGGTGACCCATCCTCATCCGCCAGACCGCATAGCTTCCAGCCCCACGGCCTGTGCAGCATCTTCCTCCTCACCGACGAACGGTCAGTCATTTCACATTCCTTTCATCCGACGAATGCGTCCTTCCTGCTGATTTCTAGCGACTTGTATCGCCGACTGCTATACCTTTCCCTCGCGAATGCCCCACGGTTATTCCATAAAAATATTAGTTTTTAACAAAACGGTCATTTTGGATTTATAGGATTGTCACTATCCTAGCCAGCCGCGCCTTAGACCAAAGTCGCGAAATGATTAGTAACGATTGACTTGGATGTCACTCATTGGTGCTAAATCGCCGATCGAGCAGTAAGCGGGGCAGCAGACCCCTGCGCTGACGACTGACAAGAATTAGAACGTAAAGGAGCAATACATGCACAAGTCCAGCCTGGCCTTGGCCGTGGCCCTGGGTGTCTTCGCCCAGCAAGCAAGCGCTGCCGGTTTCGTCGAGGACAGCAAACTGTCCCTCAGCTCGCGCACCATGTACTTCGACAACGACAACCGTGAAGGCGCCAATGACAACCGTGAGTCGGGTCAGGGCTTCAAGCTCGACTACCTGTCCGGTTACACCCAAGGCGTCGTCGGTTTCGGTGTAGACGTTCAGGCGCTGTGGGGCATTCACCTGGACGGTGGCCGTGGTCACCACCCGAACAACAGCACCTTCTTCCCGAGCGACAGCGACGGTTCGGCCGTGCATGACTGGGCCCGTATCGGCGGCAACGCCAAGGCCCGTTTCTCCAAGACCGAGGCGCACTTCGGTAGCGCTCTGGCCCCGAACCTGCCGATCCTGGTGTCCAACGACGGCCGTCTGCTGCCACAGACCTTCGAAGGCGGCACCATCCAGTCGAAGGAAATCGACAACCTGACGATCAACGCCGGTCAGCTGACCCACGCCATGGGCCGTGCGTCGAGCAACCGTACGGGCCTGTCGGTCGCCGGTGCCACCGAAGACAGCAACAAGTTCCGCTACGGCGGTGCTGACTGGAAGGTCACCAAAGACCTGACGCTGCAGTACTACTACTCGAACCTGGAAGACTTCTACAAGCAGCACTTCCTGGGTCTGGTCCACGTCCTGCCGATCGCCGACAACCAGTCGCTCAAGACCGACCTGCGCTACTTCGACAGCAGCAGCGATGGCCGCAACGGTGACGCGGGCTACCGCTTCAACCAGAACGGCGGCTACGGCAAGACGCCAGGCGAGGTCGACAACAAGACCTGGTCCGCGATCTTCACCTATACCCTGAGCAGCCATGCGTTCACCCTGGGTCACCAGCGCGTCAACGACGACGGCGGTTTCGTCTGGCTGAACCAGGGCAACGTGACCAACGGCAACGGCCGTGCCGAAGGCGCCGGTGGTTCCAGCTTCTACCTGTTCACCGACA
It encodes the following:
- a CDS encoding histidine kinase; amino-acid sequence: MPATQTHPPCVLIAESDPWVRDLLRDMLLSVRCDARLHVCADGDQALAAMTRQPDLIIAARELAGIDGLDLLRTVRTRSRTPALPFILLSRRTDLASVREALPLHPTAYLSKPLDLEGLRRRLEALLLEVGQQVACPVPLLQEGLDVRTFLTQQRTTAEGAPVFLDLHQVIKQALTPHGLDLAVVAPLVEADPQTTAVLVAAANSASLHREAGVQSLAEALTVLGGTQSMNLMLGMSLKRGVRLSDPLLIRYAETYRHAAVALAEQARALARALALEEGPCQCAGLLHCLGELAVLRSLQEWRLGGGPLEDAEVGQALRDQGAAFGSALRARWRLPLGLRELIAATYQLGGGVYSRALLVMHLARELIDVPAEHGLERVAQGRTARLLKLEAAALERLRVRLAPTPALQDAAPVADAQAPSVQTKPPAMTVDDLPDDDTPLLG
- a CDS encoding diguanylate cyclase; translation: MVDDTPSYSPDPKSETAKTLLALLHAQGEVARLSERERLFSSLLESVNAVLWAMDWETRQVLYVSPAYGRIFGRPPNLVMADFNEWRNSVYPDDLDYAESSLAQVLVTGAVENREYRIINGAGEMRWLSDKCFISQQEGGKRPVIVGIAEDITEKKRLEGELQRLATTDVLTQSSNRRHFFDCARQAFETARQDGSPLAFLLLDIDDFKQINDSYGHQQGDQVLQRVADSGRSVLRRGDLFGRIGGEEFAAVFPGCTAQVAEQIAERLQREIQRLHFTHGQRSFGVTISQGLTGLGEADEALDILFSRADAAMYQAKRQGKNQIVTG
- a CDS encoding diguanylate cyclase, with product MSASHRDALRMAALYLALSVIWLTVSDQVLRTFLADPAKLAVGHQINGLLWALLSALLIFVSRARLLDSIGLGMQLRREDRERLRMASAVFDSTLEGVLVTDRHGVIVHVNRAFMRITGYAQDEVLGHRPSKFKSGRHGVPFYQAIYATLAEKGEWSGEIWNRRKNGEIYPQWQTIRAVSDDDGQHSHYVAVFSDISAIKHSERELAYLAHHDPLTGLGNRLLFSDRAEHALVAAQAEKCGCALLLLDLDHFQSINDGLGHTTGDTLLKLVGERLTETLGSGTTLARLGGDEFAVLLENCQQLGQAATLAQTLVERLKAPFDFDEHRLFISASIGISLYPSDASSAEQLLRNADSALFKAKRNGRACYALYTEELTTHAQHRVETASELRHALENHELRVFYQPVHALNDLRRVGFEALVRWQHPQRGMVSPGDFIPIAERIGLIAEIDAWVLDQACRQMVRWQAEGRDLAFVAVNLSSRLFADHTLHRQVDRILHQTGLAPAMLELEVTESAIMDEPEVALEQLHRLRELGVRLAIDDFGTGYSSLLRLKRMPVHKLKIDQGFVAGLGHDDDDRAIVEAVIALARSLDMQVHAEGIEQAEQAQFLMQHQCELGQGYWFGRPQPVSELRWP
- a CDS encoding ectoine/hydroxyectoine ABC transporter ATP-binding protein EhuA yields the protein MIAVERLTKRFNGHTVLDGIDLTVQTGEVVAIIGPSGSGKTTFLRCLNLLETPDAGSIRLDDLHIDAERPLKAQQGIIRQLRQRVGFVFQNFNLFPHRTALENVIEGPTVVRKLAQDTALALGRQLLAKVGLAGKEEAYPRRLSGGQQQRVAIARALAMEPQVILFDEPTSALDPELVGEVLATIRDLAHEGRTLIIVTHEMSFARDVAHRVVFFDQGRIVEQGEAKALFAAPREERTRQFLRKFLGTQA
- a CDS encoding amino acid ABC transporter permease; amino-acid sequence: MIDDSLQLVVQSAPFLLKGAGFTVVLSVGGMTFGLALGFGLALMRLSRVRPIDWLARVYVSFFRGTPLLVQLFLIYYGLPQVGLELDPLPAALIGFSLNMAAYACEILRAAIGSIERGQWEAAASIGMTRAQAMRRVILPQAARTALPPLGNSFISLVKDTALAATIQVPELFRQAQLITARTFEVFTMYLAAALIYWVLASVLAHVQHRLERRVNRHDLELEP
- a CDS encoding cystine transporter subunit, translated to MRFTQPLIRASLALLIGTAVVGQAQAGEALAAVEQRGELRVGLEGTYPPFSFVDENGALAGFEVELAKAIAKQLGVEAKLQPTKWDGILAALESKRLDVVINQVTISEERRKKYDFSTPYTVSGIQALVLKRKAEALNIRSAKDLADKKVGVGLGTNYEQWLRAEVPEADVRTYEDDPSKFADLRNGRIDAILVDRLAALEYAQKAKDTVLAGEAFSRLESGVALRKGEPELLAAIDKALAALKADGTLARLSTQYFGADVTQ
- a CDS encoding serine acetyltransferase — encoded protein: MSDNPVTELWHLQQIVGELRGARAQWRASNGRSSAERGGRQLPSRDAMAQILEQLRGALFPMRLGPVDLREESEDYYVGHTLDSALTALLAQARLELRYAARQDKAELAAADARALAVVQDFAAALPGLRVLLDTDVLAAYHGDPAARSVDEVLLCYPGILAVIHHRLAHHLYQAGLPLLARISSELAHSATGIDIHPGAQIGPSFFIDHGTGVVIGETAVIGQHVRIYQAVTLGAKRFPADESGQLQKGHARHPIVEDEVVIYAGATILGRITIGQGSTIGGNVWLTRSVPAYSNITQANLQLDCQDKQV
- a CDS encoding choline transporter — its product is MSAPTGLAHDNVRMNPPVFWFAASFILLFGLIVILNPQTAGEWLLAAQNWAANTVGWYYMLAMTLYLVFVVVTALSGYGKIKLGADHDEPEFSYLSWAGMLFAAGISITLFFFCVSEPLTHMLQPPQGEGGTVEAGRQAMQLLFLHWGLHGWGVFAFVGMALAYFAYRHNLPLALRSALYPLIGKRINGPIGYAVDGFGIIATVFGLGADLGFGVLHLNAGLDYLFGISHSQWVQVGLIVVMVGAAVAVAVAGVEKGVRVMSDINMFLACALLLFVLFAGPTQHLFNTLIQNLGDYLGALPSKSFDVYAYSENRDWLGGWTVFYWAWWIAWAPFVGLFIARISRGRTIREFVFGVLLIPLGFTLAWMSIFGNSAIYQVLNHGLTALGQSALQDPSMSLYLLLETYPWSKTVIAVTVFISFVFFVTSADSGTVVLSTLSAKGGSPDEDGPNWLRIFWGAMTALITSSLLFAGSIDSLKSAVVLTSLPFSLILLCMMWGLQKAFYLESQRRIAQTHSLAPFAVTRRGRGGWRQRLSQAVHFPSRDEVYRFMDDVVRPAIGEVTEVFEQKGLSLITQDDPSHDNVSLKIGHGEEQPFIYQVQMRGYFTPSFALGGIGSQELKNRRYYRAEVHLSEGSQDYDLVGYSKEQIINDILDQYERHMQFLHMVR
- a CDS encoding porin, which gives rise to MHKSSLALAVALGVFAQQASAAGFVEDSKLSLSSRTMYFDNDNREGANDNRESGQGFKLDYLSGYTQGVVGFGVDVQALWGIHLDGGRGHHPNNSTFFPSDSDGSAVHDWARIGGNAKARFSKTEAHFGSALAPNLPILVSNDGRLLPQTFEGGTIQSKEIDNLTINAGQLTHAMGRASSNRTGLSVAGATEDSNKFRYGGADWKVTKDLTLQYYYSNLEDFYKQHFLGLVHVLPIADNQSLKTDLRYFDSSSDGRNGDAGYRFNQNGGYGKTPGEVDNKTWSAIFTYTLSSHAFTLGHQRVNDDGGFVWLNQGNVTNGNGRAEGAGGSSFYLFTDSMINQFARAGTNTTFGQYAYDFTKIGVPGLKASVTYLRGDDVRNTNGNGTYSEWERDARIDYVVQEGVFKGLGTSLRHGVYRGSGGNSLADQDQTRLIFNYTYNFL